A stretch of the Oenococcus sp. UCMA 16435 genome encodes the following:
- a CDS encoding phosphoketolase family protein has translation MAANAPAVDYDSTEYLELVDKWWRATNYLSGGMIFLKNNPLFSVTKTPLKAEDVKFKPIGHWGTISGQTFIYAHENRLINKYGLNAFYVEGPGHGGQVMVTNSYLDGSYTEDYPEITQNLKGMAKLFKRFSFPGGIGSHATAQTPGSFHEGGELGYSLSHGIGAILDNPDQVGFVTVGDGEAETGPAMTAWHGIKFINPKTDGAVLPILDLNGWKISNPTIFSRMSDEQITKFFEGLGWSPRFLENDEIHDFMAYHKKAVKLFDQAIEDIKQIQKDARENNKYQDGTIPAWPVIIARLPKGWGGPKFDKDGNPIENSFRAHQVPLNFSADHMEELPQFEEWMNSYKPEELFNEDGSLKAEISAIAPKGSKRMAANPLANAGVDNSDLKLPDWKEYTTGVTPENRGNEMKDANMNMDMVTLSGFLAGVAKLNPTRFRFFGPDETMSNRLWKLFDKTPRQWMSKIKFPNDALLAPEGRIIDSQLSEHEAEGWLEGYTLTGRVGMFASYESFLRVVDSMINEYFKWIRQADAEPWRNKYQSLNLISTSTVFQQDHNGYTHQDPGMLTNLAEKKQNYIRQYLPADGNELLAVASRALVDRQKINHIVASKQPRQQWFTAEEAEKLVNDGLGIIDWASTAPDGDVDITFASAGTEPTIETLAALWLVNQNFPDVKFHYVNIVELGRLQKKVGPLNDDRSLSDEEFDKFFPSDKPVVFGFHGFEDLIESIFYERNHHNLHAHGYREDGDITTQYDMRVYSHLDRFHQAIDAVSALKDEGVVDGEKADSFIDDMNKILDKHFEVTRNEGRDIEEFTDWNWTALQ, from the coding sequence ATGGCAGCTAATGCACCTGCAGTTGATTATGATTCAACTGAATATCTAGAACTCGTCGATAAGTGGTGGCGTGCAACCAACTACTTGTCAGGCGGAATGATTTTCCTAAAGAACAACCCGCTCTTTAGCGTTACGAAGACTCCTTTAAAGGCAGAAGATGTCAAGTTCAAGCCAATTGGACATTGGGGTACTATTTCAGGACAGACTTTCATCTATGCTCATGAAAATCGTCTTATCAATAAATATGGTTTAAATGCTTTTTATGTCGAAGGACCAGGTCATGGTGGCCAAGTTATGGTTACCAATTCATACCTTGATGGATCTTATACTGAGGATTATCCAGAGATTACTCAAAATCTTAAGGGTATGGCCAAATTGTTCAAGCGTTTCTCATTCCCTGGCGGAATCGGATCTCACGCTACTGCTCAAACCCCTGGATCGTTCCACGAAGGTGGTGAATTAGGCTATTCACTTTCTCATGGTATCGGAGCTATCCTTGATAACCCCGATCAAGTTGGTTTTGTTACGGTTGGCGATGGTGAAGCTGAAACCGGTCCGGCTATGACCGCTTGGCATGGTATTAAATTCATTAACCCTAAGACCGATGGTGCTGTCCTTCCTATTCTCGATTTGAATGGTTGGAAGATTTCCAACCCAACAATCTTTAGCCGTATGAGCGATGAACAGATCACCAAGTTTTTTGAAGGACTCGGTTGGTCTCCTCGCTTCCTTGAAAATGATGAGATTCATGATTTTATGGCTTATCACAAGAAGGCTGTAAAGCTTTTTGATCAAGCGATTGAAGATATTAAGCAAATCCAAAAAGATGCCCGCGAAAACAACAAATATCAAGACGGTACAATTCCTGCATGGCCGGTTATTATTGCTCGTTTGCCAAAGGGCTGGGGCGGTCCAAAGTTTGATAAAGATGGTAACCCTATTGAAAATAGTTTCCGTGCCCATCAAGTTCCACTGAATTTCTCAGCGGACCACATGGAAGAATTACCACAGTTCGAAGAATGGATGAATTCTTATAAGCCTGAAGAGCTGTTTAATGAAGATGGTTCTTTGAAGGCTGAGATTTCTGCAATTGCTCCTAAGGGCAGCAAGAGAATGGCCGCTAATCCATTAGCTAATGCCGGTGTTGATAATTCAGATTTGAAGCTCCCGGATTGGAAAGAATATACCACTGGTGTTACTCCTGAAAATCGTGGAAACGAAATGAAGGACGCTAACATGAACATGGATATGGTTACATTATCCGGGTTCTTGGCTGGCGTTGCTAAGTTAAATCCAACTCGTTTCCGTTTCTTTGGTCCTGATGAAACAATGTCTAATCGTCTTTGGAAATTGTTTGATAAGACTCCTCGTCAATGGATGAGCAAGATTAAATTCCCTAATGATGCTTTGTTGGCACCTGAAGGTCGGATTATTGATTCCCAATTATCTGAACATGAAGCCGAAGGATGGCTTGAAGGCTATACTTTAACAGGCCGTGTTGGTATGTTTGCTTCTTATGAATCATTCTTGCGTGTTGTTGACTCAATGATCAACGAATACTTCAAGTGGATTCGTCAAGCTGATGCTGAACCATGGCGTAACAAGTACCAGTCATTGAATTTGATTTCAACTTCGACCGTCTTCCAACAAGACCATAACGGTTATACTCACCAGGATCCTGGAATGTTAACCAACTTGGCTGAGAAGAAGCAGAATTATATCCGTCAATACTTGCCGGCTGACGGTAATGAGTTATTAGCCGTTGCTTCTCGTGCATTGGTTGATCGTCAAAAAATTAATCATATTGTTGCTTCCAAGCAACCTCGTCAACAATGGTTCACAGCTGAAGAAGCTGAAAAACTGGTTAATGATGGTCTTGGCATTATTGATTGGGCTTCGACTGCTCCTGATGGTGATGTTGATATTACGTTCGCGTCTGCTGGAACAGAACCAACAATCGAGACTTTGGCCGCTTTGTGGTTGGTTAACCAGAACTTCCCAGATGTAAAGTTCCATTATGTCAACATTGTTGAATTAGGTCGTTTACAGAAGAAAGTTGGACCTTTGAATGATGATCGTTCATTATCCGACGAAGAATTTGATAAGTTCTTCCCATCTGACAAACCAGTTGTCTTTGGTTTCCACGGCTTTGAAGATTTGATTGAATCTATTTTCTACGAGCGTAATCATCACAATCTTCACGCCCATGGTTATCGTGAAGATGGTGATATTACTACCCAATACGATATGCGTGTTTATTCCCATTTGGATCGTTTCCACCAAGCGATCGATGCTGTTTCAGCATTGAAAGACGAAGGCGTTGTTGATGGCGAAAAAGCTGATAGCTTTATCGATGACATGAATAAAATTCTTGATAAGCACTTTGAAGTTACTCGTAATGAAGGTCGCGATATTGAAGAATTCACTGACTGGAATTGGACTGCTTTACAGTAA
- a CDS encoding aminoacyl-tRNA deacylase: protein MSKRTKIKKTQVEQLLDKNKIPYQSLELNVLNQSSTEIKKTLSKAGIPRESLIYKTLASNGDKSGPVIAVLPVTKHLDEKKLAAVSGNKRTEMIPLKELQKTTGYIHGANNPVGIWHNHHGKFPIYFDKTSLSDELIYVSAGELNRSDLINAKQVAELIGASFADLLAD from the coding sequence ATGAGCAAAAGAACAAAGATTAAAAAAACACAAGTTGAACAACTTTTGGATAAAAATAAGATTCCTTACCAATCATTAGAACTTAATGTTTTAAATCAAAGCAGTACAGAAATTAAAAAAACTTTGTCAAAGGCGGGTATCCCCCGAGAGTCTTTGATTTATAAAACGCTGGCCTCAAATGGTGACAAAAGCGGCCCGGTGATTGCCGTTTTACCAGTCACAAAACATTTGGACGAGAAAAAACTGGCAGCTGTTTCCGGAAACAAGCGTACAGAAATGATTCCCTTAAAAGAACTGCAAAAAACGACCGGATACATTCATGGGGCAAACAATCCTGTCGGTATCTGGCATAATCATCATGGTAAGTTTCCAATATATTTCGACAAAACGTCCTTAAGCGATGAATTGATTTATGTTTCTGCCGGAGAACTGAACAGAAGCGATTTAATTAATGCAAAACAGGTTGCCGAACTAATCGGTGCTTCCTTTGCTGATCTGTTAGCCGATTGA
- a CDS encoding tyrosine--tRNA ligase: MDIIEDLKWRGSIKQTTDESGLANLLKHKKISLYVGVDPTAKSIHIGNLIPLTILKRFQIAGHRPVIVVGGGTGMIGDPSGKASERKLLPKDVFDENVSRITQQMTRLFGKDGFEIVNNYDWLSKLDLISFLRDYGKLFSINVMLKRDVVASRLQAGISFTEFTYQILQAIDFYTLFKEKAVQLQVGGADQYGNISSGVELIHKLVGPDAEAFGLTVPLLLKSDGTKFGKSAGGAIWLDPEFLSPYEFYQFFYNQTDADVVKLLKIFTFLNREEIEELAEEVKNEPEKREAQRRLAEEVTKFVHGQTAVEEAEKISRILFNGDVENLTASQVAVAFSGVPTIEVADQKTDVVELLVKDKVIEKSRRQAREDLKNDAITINGEKISNVNEVIDPTEKFDGRFIIIRRGKKKYFLAKVQ; this comes from the coding sequence ATGGATATTATTGAAGATTTGAAATGGCGTGGCTCGATAAAACAAACGACCGACGAAAGTGGTTTAGCCAATTTATTAAAACATAAAAAAATCAGTTTATACGTTGGAGTCGATCCAACCGCCAAATCAATTCACATAGGAAACTTAATTCCGCTCACAATTTTAAAACGTTTCCAAATTGCCGGCCATCGTCCCGTGATAGTCGTTGGAGGCGGAACCGGAATGATTGGCGATCCATCAGGAAAAGCATCAGAAAGAAAACTTTTGCCAAAAGATGTTTTTGATGAGAACGTTAGTCGAATTACGCAACAAATGACCCGCTTATTCGGCAAAGATGGCTTCGAAATTGTGAATAATTACGATTGGCTTTCGAAACTGGATTTAATCAGTTTCTTACGTGACTATGGAAAACTCTTTTCAATTAACGTTATGCTTAAACGCGATGTGGTCGCCTCACGTTTACAGGCAGGCATTAGCTTTACCGAATTTACTTATCAAATTTTACAAGCAATTGATTTTTATACTCTGTTCAAAGAAAAAGCTGTCCAATTGCAGGTTGGCGGAGCCGACCAATACGGAAATATTTCCAGCGGTGTTGAATTAATTCATAAATTAGTTGGTCCGGACGCCGAGGCTTTTGGTTTAACAGTCCCGTTGTTGTTGAAATCGGATGGTACAAAATTCGGCAAATCAGCCGGTGGAGCTATTTGGCTTGATCCGGAATTTTTATCGCCATATGAGTTTTATCAATTTTTCTATAATCAGACTGATGCCGATGTGGTTAAATTACTGAAAATTTTCACTTTTCTGAACCGCGAAGAAATTGAAGAATTGGCCGAGGAAGTTAAAAACGAACCGGAGAAACGAGAAGCCCAGAGACGTTTAGCCGAGGAAGTAACAAAATTTGTTCATGGCCAAACAGCCGTCGAAGAAGCAGAAAAGATTTCTAGAATTCTATTTAATGGAGACGTTGAAAACTTGACAGCTTCACAGGTTGCCGTTGCATTTTCAGGAGTTCCAACAATCGAAGTCGCAGATCAAAAAACAGATGTAGTTGAATTATTAGTGAAGGACAAAGTAATCGAGAAATCTCGCCGCCAAGCCCGTGAGGATTTAAAGAACGATGCAATCACAATTAATGGCGAGAAAATTTCCAATGTTAATGAGGTAATCGATCCAACAGAAAAATTCGACGGTAGATTCATCATCATTCGTCGTGGCAAGAAAAAATACTTTTTGGCTAAAGTGCAATAA
- a CDS encoding DUF1345 domain-containing protein → MDHKSQKKVIQRKRSRFILSFVLGLFICIFAKFWFNWEISLLIAWDSGALILIALIYLAFQPDDGQHTKQITLKEGVRYPILDILIIVACLASLVIGIIIFTYSKGNPIEIIFCIASIFCSWNLIHILYAVHYSEMYYKKNIGKKEGGVDFNNKELPNFWDFIYLSYTIGMTYQVSDTNFSTTEFRKVALGQALISFLFSTVLISTMVNFLASIMR, encoded by the coding sequence ATGGATCATAAAAGCCAGAAAAAAGTTATTCAAAGAAAAAGAAGTCGTTTCATACTCTCATTTGTCCTGGGATTATTTATCTGTATTTTTGCAAAATTTTGGTTCAATTGGGAAATATCTTTATTGATTGCTTGGGACAGTGGAGCTTTAATTTTAATTGCTTTAATTTATTTAGCATTTCAGCCGGATGATGGTCAACATACTAAACAAATCACTTTAAAAGAAGGAGTTCGTTACCCAATTTTAGATATCTTGATTATCGTCGCCTGCTTGGCCAGTTTAGTTATCGGGATTATTATTTTTACCTATAGTAAAGGAAATCCCATTGAAATTATTTTTTGTATTGCCAGCATTTTCTGTTCTTGGAATTTGATACATATTCTATATGCAGTCCATTATTCAGAAATGTATTACAAGAAAAATATCGGTAAAAAAGAGGGCGGAGTCGATTTTAATAACAAGGAGCTGCCTAATTTTTGGGATTTTATTTACCTGTCTTATACCATTGGCATGACTTATCAGGTCTCAGACACTAACTTTTCAACAACCGAATTTCGAAAGGTAGCATTGGGCCAAGCTTTAATTTCCTTTTTGTTTAGTACGGTCCTTATTTCCACAATGGTTAATTTCCTAGCCAGCATAATGCGATAA
- a CDS encoding pyruvate oxidase — protein sequence MTSKKGSDLLVNVLTDWGIKEVYGLPGDSVDTTVDALRRQKDKIKFIQVRHEEVASLAASASAKYTGKIGVCLSIGGPGAIHLLNGLYDAKMDHVPVLALLGQVTSQSLNEGYFQEVNTPKLFDDVAVFNRTISSVDNLAEIVDQAIRSAYENKGVAVLTIPDDIPDQELKTIYHSSAKAFSLAKPSINEEQINKASELIKNSQKPIALIGLGAKESGEEVTSFLEKNNIPFVQTLPAKGTISDDHPNSLSNVGKLGTKPAYEAMKNADLLILLGSNYPYLPYLPNKGQAKCIQVDLKAENLGKRYSVTTAIQADVYDVVHALNKKGVLRDNKSFLQACQKNMDNWNKWMQEKRELDTTPISPESMVAYIDQTAPDDLVYSIDVGTSTSWAARFLHVKRNQKFAISAWLGTMGCGLPGAIAGQIVFPKRRVLSLIGDGAFSMVMQDFVTAVKYKLPIIFVIINNQKLAFIEYEQQSAGQLNYEINLADIDFGKFAQAAGGIGITVKSNDKFKEALDQAYQTKDKPVLINAYVEDNAPLPGKIVLDEAKGFAKFGQEYLENYWKIPELPPFKDILRQFF from the coding sequence ATGACTAGTAAAAAAGGTTCGGATCTGTTGGTTAACGTATTAACTGATTGGGGGATCAAAGAAGTCTACGGTCTTCCTGGAGATTCCGTAGATACAACCGTCGATGCTTTAAGAAGACAAAAAGATAAAATTAAGTTTATTCAAGTTAGGCACGAAGAAGTAGCATCATTAGCTGCTTCTGCCAGCGCAAAGTATACTGGAAAGATAGGTGTTTGCTTATCAATCGGTGGGCCTGGTGCTATTCATCTGCTAAATGGTCTTTACGATGCCAAAATGGATCATGTTCCTGTCTTGGCTTTGCTCGGTCAAGTAACTTCTCAGTCGTTAAATGAAGGATATTTCCAAGAGGTTAATACTCCTAAATTGTTTGATGATGTTGCTGTCTTTAACCGCACGATTTCGTCAGTAGATAACCTGGCTGAGATTGTGGATCAAGCTATTCGGAGTGCTTACGAAAACAAAGGAGTTGCGGTTCTAACTATCCCTGATGATATACCTGATCAAGAGTTAAAAACAATTTATCATTCCTCTGCTAAAGCTTTCTCTTTAGCTAAACCATCAATAAACGAGGAGCAGATTAACAAGGCTTCGGAACTAATAAAAAATTCTCAGAAGCCAATTGCCTTAATTGGGTTGGGGGCTAAAGAATCCGGAGAAGAAGTTACTTCCTTTCTAGAAAAAAATAATATTCCATTTGTGCAAACTCTTCCGGCGAAGGGCACAATTTCCGATGATCATCCAAATTCTCTGAGCAACGTCGGTAAGCTAGGAACGAAACCGGCCTATGAAGCGATGAAAAACGCCGACTTATTGATTTTGTTAGGAAGCAATTATCCTTATCTACCATACTTGCCAAATAAGGGCCAGGCAAAATGTATCCAAGTAGATTTAAAAGCTGAAAATCTTGGTAAGAGATATAGCGTTACGACGGCAATCCAAGCCGATGTTTACGATGTGGTTCACGCTCTCAATAAAAAAGGAGTTTTGCGTGATAATAAAAGCTTTTTGCAAGCCTGCCAAAAGAATATGGATAACTGGAACAAATGGATGCAAGAAAAGAGAGAACTTGATACTACTCCGATTTCTCCAGAAAGTATGGTAGCCTATATCGATCAAACTGCTCCCGATGACTTAGTTTATTCAATAGATGTTGGCACTTCGACTTCTTGGGCTGCACGATTTTTGCATGTGAAAAGGAACCAAAAGTTCGCTATCTCGGCTTGGTTGGGAACGATGGGATGTGGTCTTCCAGGAGCGATAGCTGGTCAGATAGTATTTCCGAAAAGAAGAGTTTTGTCGCTAATTGGCGATGGTGCATTTTCAATGGTCATGCAGGACTTTGTCACAGCTGTTAAGTACAAACTTCCAATTATTTTTGTAATTATTAATAACCAAAAATTGGCATTTATAGAATATGAACAGCAATCTGCTGGACAACTCAATTACGAAATAAATCTCGCAGATATCGATTTCGGAAAATTCGCTCAGGCAGCCGGCGGAATTGGTATTACAGTAAAAAGCAATGATAAATTTAAGGAAGCCCTTGATCAGGCTTACCAAACCAAGGACAAACCGGTCTTGATTAATGCGTATGTAGAAGATAACGCACCATTACCTGGGAAAATCGTACTTGACGAGGCAAAAGGTTTTGCTAAATTTGGTCAGGAATACTTAGAAAATTATTGGAAGATTCCAGAATTGCCGCCATTCAAAGATATTCTGAGACAGTTTTTCTGA
- a CDS encoding GNAT family N-acetyltransferase has protein sequence MVSKFCQLSVNDVDVVTKLYIKVFSQYPWHEDNKYDDISNYIIHLLQMNTNRCYLYKDDNELVGVALGFVKPWYKGVEYQLDNFFISSDHQRQGFGSDFLKKIKRAMHKIGVENIILETNKDTPAEHFYFKNGFTSVTDPHSLSLVCETKK, from the coding sequence ATGGTTTCAAAATTTTGCCAATTAAGTGTTAATGATGTCGATGTGGTCACGAAATTATATATTAAGGTATTTTCTCAATATCCCTGGCATGAAGATAATAAATATGACGATATCAGCAATTACATTATTCATTTGCTCCAAATGAATACCAATCGTTGTTATTTATATAAAGACGATAATGAGCTGGTGGGCGTTGCTTTGGGATTTGTTAAGCCGTGGTATAAAGGAGTTGAGTATCAACTGGATAATTTTTTCATATCCTCCGATCATCAACGTCAAGGTTTTGGTTCCGACTTTTTAAAAAAAATTAAACGTGCAATGCATAAAATCGGAGTTGAAAATATAATTTTGGAAACAAACAAAGATACGCCGGCCGAGCATTTCTATTTTAAAAACGGTTTTACATCGGTGACCGACCCTCACTCGTTGTCACTGGTTTGCGAAACAAAAAAATAA
- a CDS encoding undecaprenyl-diphosphate phosphatase, whose protein sequence is MNFFQAIILAIAQGVSELFPISSVAHSVIIPYLFGWKLSPFFLKTNFLEFVVMMHIGTTISLIVYFRKDWKKILKSLFNKKTSKRDLALIVIGTIPAIILGAIFEQTITNAFSDVIVASIFLIFNGLLLFFGEQTKKRGNKSIEDLKGWQALVIGCFQSLALIPGFSRSGSSITAGFWMGLSNEESARFSMLLSTPMVAGAATLEIPKLIKNHVPGLLSLSLIGGIVAGLAAFLSVYILMHWFNHKKNNTMLPFAIYCIVIGIGVLASKAI, encoded by the coding sequence ATGAATTTTTTTCAAGCAATAATTTTAGCAATCGCACAGGGCGTATCCGAACTATTTCCGATTAGTAGTGTGGCCCATTCGGTGATCATACCCTATCTATTCGGCTGGAAACTTAGTCCATTTTTTTTGAAAACAAATTTTCTGGAATTTGTGGTGATGATGCATATTGGAACAACAATATCCTTAATTGTTTATTTTCGCAAAGATTGGAAAAAGATACTTAAGTCGTTATTCAATAAAAAAACTTCGAAAAGGGATCTTGCTTTAATTGTTATCGGAACGATCCCGGCAATTATTTTAGGGGCAATTTTTGAACAAACAATTACTAATGCTTTCAGTGATGTCATCGTTGCCTCGATTTTTTTGATATTTAATGGTTTGCTACTTTTCTTTGGAGAACAAACTAAAAAAAGAGGGAATAAAAGTATCGAAGATTTAAAGGGTTGGCAGGCACTTGTCATCGGATGTTTTCAGTCTCTAGCATTGATTCCGGGATTTTCTCGTTCCGGATCAAGTATAACCGCTGGTTTTTGGATGGGACTTTCAAATGAGGAATCTGCCAGATTTTCTATGTTATTGTCCACACCAATGGTTGCTGGTGCAGCCACTTTGGAAATTCCAAAACTGATCAAAAATCATGTTCCCGGACTTTTGAGTTTGTCTTTAATTGGGGGAATTGTTGCTGGATTAGCAGCTTTTCTGAGTGTATATATATTAATGCATTGGTTTAATCATAAGAAAAATAATACGATGCTTCCTTTTGCGATTTACTGTATTGTTATCGGTATTGGAGTTCTCGCCTCCAAGGCAATTTAA
- a CDS encoding LytR family transcriptional regulator translates to MHKIRKISLFVILILLIFVGYKYLSLSGLLKKTNISIGDKSKSVKNNSTLSSKKPFSVLLLGTDTGDLGRTDKGRTDTLMIVTVNPKKKTTTMVSIPRDTMVAIPGLEDTFPQKINAVYTFTDLNQTVNDISKYLNVPINFVALVNMGGLIKMVDKVGGVKVKSPLSFAYNPYTAHDTGNDLYKFIKGSTSYYHTTNGVDWTKHETMFGNAALAFTRMRYDDPLGDYGRTLRQRLVMQALLNKAKNPTIFLSNSFFESLSKNVKTNLTLNDLLLIAKNYKKAKEHIKSYSIYGTSDWEDGVSFQVVSKTNQQRGTNIIRRSLGLSKATTGSSLMGKTQEINVPEDVTDILGQ, encoded by the coding sequence ATGCATAAAATAAGAAAAATTTCATTGTTTGTTATCTTGATCTTACTGATTTTTGTTGGCTACAAATATTTAAGCCTTTCCGGTCTATTAAAAAAAACAAACATAAGTATCGGCGATAAAAGCAAATCAGTCAAAAACAACAGTACTTTGAGTTCCAAGAAACCTTTTTCTGTTCTGTTACTGGGGACGGATACGGGCGATTTAGGACGCACAGATAAGGGACGAACCGATACACTTATGATTGTAACGGTAAATCCGAAAAAAAAGACTACTACGATGGTATCGATTCCAAGAGACACAATGGTAGCCATCCCCGGTCTGGAAGATACTTTCCCTCAAAAAATCAATGCTGTCTATACTTTTACAGACTTGAACCAAACGGTTAACGACATCTCTAAATATTTAAATGTGCCGATTAATTTTGTTGCCTTGGTTAATATGGGTGGCCTGATTAAAATGGTTGACAAAGTTGGCGGAGTAAAAGTCAAATCTCCTTTATCATTTGCCTATAATCCCTATACAGCACATGATACCGGAAACGATCTTTATAAATTTATTAAGGGTTCGACGAGTTATTATCACACGACTAATGGTGTTGATTGGACGAAACATGAGACGATGTTTGGCAATGCGGCCCTAGCTTTTACCCGTATGCGTTATGATGACCCTTTGGGAGATTATGGTAGAACGTTGAGGCAAAGGTTGGTAATGCAGGCTTTGTTGAATAAAGCTAAAAATCCAACTATTTTTCTCAGTAACTCATTTTTTGAATCGCTTTCCAAGAATGTCAAGACTAATTTAACGCTTAACGACCTTTTGCTAATAGCCAAAAATTACAAAAAAGCAAAAGAGCATATAAAGTCTTATTCAATCTATGGAACATCCGATTGGGAAGACGGGGTATCATTCCAGGTTGTTTCCAAAACAAATCAACAGCGAGGCACTAATATCATCAGAAGAAGTCTGGGTCTGTCCAAGGCAACTACTGGTTCGTCTCTAATGGGAAAAACTCAGGAAATAAATGTTCCGGAGGATGTCACCGATATTTTGGGACAATGA
- a CDS encoding LysR family transcriptional regulator: protein MNLKQLRYFVTICEEGQITAAAKRLHIKQPLLSYEIKQLELELETSLFIRGPRGISLTDAGKVLKPYAEQITELSDVAKTKVKYLDKGISGSLSIGSISSSINKLPNQRLLKLKKYYPNIAINVIEGNTYKLLGYLEKGLIDLAILRTPFSSKGVIGYYFDKEPMVAVSAKNNQKDTVGLPDKYLKIDDLSNKPLIIYRRFEELIENTFRNLGFNPLIVVRCDDARTALDWAKVGFGTAIVPKSAILQVENEGEKDIEFREIKEKALETQLAIMWRRDDSFNPLTENFLKMFIGK, encoded by the coding sequence ATGAATTTAAAACAATTAAGATACTTCGTTACAATTTGTGAAGAAGGGCAAATTACTGCTGCTGCCAAACGTCTCCACATTAAACAACCACTATTGAGTTATGAGATAAAACAATTAGAACTGGAATTAGAAACAAGTTTGTTTATAAGAGGCCCTCGAGGAATTTCTCTGACGGATGCTGGTAAAGTACTAAAACCTTACGCCGAACAAATAACAGAACTGTCGGATGTCGCCAAAACGAAAGTTAAGTATCTCGATAAAGGAATTTCTGGTTCGCTCTCAATCGGCAGTATTTCTTCTTCAATAAACAAACTACCGAATCAAAGATTATTAAAACTTAAAAAATATTATCCTAATATCGCTATCAATGTCATCGAAGGGAATACCTACAAACTTTTAGGCTACTTGGAAAAGGGCCTGATCGATTTGGCGATCCTGAGAACGCCTTTTTCCAGTAAGGGAGTAATCGGATATTATTTCGACAAGGAACCGATGGTTGCAGTTTCCGCAAAGAACAATCAAAAAGATACTGTCGGCTTACCGGATAAATATTTAAAAATTGACGATTTATCGAATAAACCACTGATAATCTATCGCAGATTTGAAGAATTAATTGAAAATACTTTCAGAAATCTTGGTTTTAATCCTTTGATAGTGGTTCGTTGCGATGATGCAAGAACTGCCCTCGATTGGGCAAAAGTTGGTTTCGGTACTGCAATTGTTCCAAAATCGGCCATTCTCCAAGTCGAAAACGAAGGAGAAAAGGACATCGAATTCAGAGAAATTAAAGAGAAAGCTCTGGAAACCCAATTAGCGATTATGTGGAGAAGAGATGACTCCTTCAATCCATTAACGGAAAATTTTTTAAAAATGTTCATAGGAAAGTAA